The following proteins come from a genomic window of Paenibacillus spongiae:
- a CDS encoding methyl-accepting chemotaxis protein: MKQVETLYRRNKLLVNIIWGLLVLGIIVDILTGAPQSSIIVLIVVGTITCGCATVLTYKRWLAEYVMYFIAAIVTLLTLLLIMTGPIITTYFLVFVNLAIMTLYNNFRAIAFSSLLGVGLTVYLFLSPYKAEMFGNNDSLTIAMYLAMIVIPLLASARFSERIQAEANDQREKATAERNHSQTIVENVSDSLHLLRDFSSKLKQNITSTSAISVEVTSAFAEISSSTETQTASISDISESVRIIEQAVESLANRSTEMRTLSESSVTLTGSGSQEAAALEKQIDQVHITINASVALMNELNEQNKRIGEIVATINHISAQTNLLALNAAIEAARAGEHGKGFAVVSNEIRKLAETSQQSTEEIGTILETIRAKTDQASEQILLGQHNVIESGHAAKQVAEAMRTLSANSGRVEDQSNQVQRSAGDLHRQYTKITDEIITIAGITEENLASIKEMANNMNTQHTSIQEIVESFLNLDKLASDLNKMTER, translated from the coding sequence GTGAAGCAGGTCGAAACCCTATATCGGAGAAACAAACTGCTCGTCAACATCATCTGGGGATTGTTAGTCCTTGGGATCATCGTCGATATCCTTACCGGCGCACCTCAAAGCTCGATTATCGTACTGATCGTTGTCGGCACCATTACGTGCGGCTGCGCAACGGTCTTGACTTATAAGCGATGGTTGGCCGAATATGTAATGTATTTCATCGCCGCGATCGTGACGCTTCTCACCCTGCTGTTGATCATGACCGGTCCCATCATTACGACTTATTTCCTCGTTTTCGTGAATCTCGCCATTATGACCCTTTACAACAATTTCCGGGCGATTGCGTTCTCCAGCCTCCTCGGCGTCGGTTTGACCGTGTACCTGTTTCTCAGTCCATACAAAGCGGAGATGTTCGGCAATAACGATTCCCTTACCATCGCGATGTATCTGGCCATGATCGTCATTCCGCTCCTGGCATCCGCAAGATTCAGCGAACGCATCCAGGCGGAAGCCAATGACCAGCGGGAGAAGGCGACAGCCGAACGCAACCATTCGCAGACCATTGTCGAGAACGTGTCGGATTCACTCCATCTGCTTCGCGATTTCAGCTCCAAGCTCAAGCAGAACATTACATCGACAAGCGCGATTTCCGTAGAGGTCACTTCTGCATTCGCTGAGATTTCATCCAGTACGGAGACGCAGACGGCCAGTATTTCCGACATCAGCGAGTCGGTTCGGATTATCGAGCAGGCGGTCGAGTCGCTGGCCAACCGGTCCACAGAAATGAGAACGCTGTCGGAAAGCTCCGTCACCCTTACCGGCAGTGGAAGCCAAGAGGCGGCCGCGTTAGAAAAGCAGATCGATCAGGTCCATATCACGATCAACGCATCCGTGGCACTCATGAACGAGCTGAATGAGCAGAACAAACGCATCGGCGAGATTGTCGCGACCATTAACCATATTTCCGCCCAAACGAATCTTCTTGCCCTTAATGCCGCTATTGAAGCCGCCCGCGCAGGCGAACACGGCAAAGGCTTCGCCGTGGTGTCCAATGAGATCCGCAAGCTGGCTGAAACGTCGCAGCAGTCTACGGAGGAGATCGGAACCATATTAGAAACCATTCGCGCGAAGACCGATCAGGCTTCCGAGCAAATTCTCCTTGGTCAACACAACGTGATCGAAAGCGGTCATGCGGCCAAACAGGTTGCGGAAGCGATGCGGACACTGTCGGCCAATTCCGGCAGGGTGGAAGATCAATCGAATCAGGTACAGCGCTCCGCCGGCGATCTGCATCGGCAATACACGAAGATAACCGATGAAATCATTACGATCGCAGGCATTACCGAGGAGAATCTGGCCTCCATCAAAGAAATGGCCAATAATATGAATACCCAGCATACCAGCATCCAAGAAATCGTGGAAAGCTTTCTGAATCTGGACAAGCTCGCCTCGGATCTGAACAAAATGACCGAGCGTTGA
- a CDS encoding helix-turn-helix domain-containing protein has product MMQEAGKRIALLRHRKGLTQEQLGQQLNVSGQAVSKWENGDSLPDTALLVHLARALECTIDYLLGSDPNGGINRLLPAIEAEMREMAPREKIDMAFRLCHLIDEMSDGHVRSAGTEKGVFDQGLPFVHAGPEGITVWWKGKLHCSVTLDALKETEGVWEDDQLPFDLFPAQWDGLLTSLLKQKRYFNSNEPVPAAALQTDASTEEDVRLTAEEWMNAGLMEKGRGGYRIGIQAEVLLRLIAALLHSIGKPGGVSHAAV; this is encoded by the coding sequence ATGATGCAGGAGGCCGGGAAGCGGATCGCTCTGCTTCGTCATCGCAAAGGATTGACGCAGGAACAGCTAGGACAGCAATTGAACGTGTCCGGTCAGGCGGTTTCGAAGTGGGAGAATGGCGATTCGCTGCCTGATACGGCACTATTAGTCCATCTCGCGCGAGCGTTAGAGTGTACGATCGATTACTTGCTTGGATCAGATCCCAATGGGGGCATCAACCGTCTGCTGCCGGCGATCGAGGCGGAGATGCGGGAGATGGCACCACGCGAGAAAATTGATATGGCGTTCCGATTATGTCATTTGATCGATGAGATGTCCGATGGGCATGTAAGGTCTGCAGGGACGGAGAAGGGCGTGTTCGATCAGGGGCTCCCGTTCGTGCATGCCGGTCCTGAAGGAATCACGGTATGGTGGAAGGGAAAGCTTCATTGCAGCGTCACCTTAGATGCGCTTAAGGAAACGGAGGGCGTCTGGGAGGACGATCAGCTGCCATTCGATCTCTTTCCCGCGCAGTGGGATGGGCTGCTAACGTCACTCTTAAAGCAGAAGCGCTATTTCAATTCCAATGAACCGGTCCCGGCTGCTGCTCTTCAGACGGATGCTTCTACAGAGGAAGATGTTCGATTAACCGCCGAAGAATGGATGAATGCAGGATTAATGGAAAAAGGGAGAGGCGGGTACAGAATAGGCATCCAGGCGGAGGTGCTGCTCCGGCTGATCGCGGCGCTTCTTCACTCGATTGGCAAGCCCGGCGGGGTCTCTCATGCCGCTGTTTAG
- a CDS encoding MarR family transcriptional regulator, translating to MLDKKDRLSFMVSSQMTQFVVGYTKILENDLTAPQYLIIQILAVEEKQNCSDLAVALDITLSAVTNLTNKLVAKGYIERTVSETDRRNVYLRITDKGREVENRIVEKYKEMTETLWAGFTDEEIDLLLASYEKMLSNIQMRNK from the coding sequence ATGCTGGATAAGAAAGATCGGTTATCCTTCATGGTTTCCAGCCAGATGACTCAGTTTGTGGTTGGCTATACCAAAATTTTAGAGAACGATTTAACTGCGCCTCAATATTTAATTATTCAAATCCTTGCCGTGGAAGAGAAGCAGAATTGCTCGGATCTTGCGGTCGCGCTCGACATCACGCTGTCGGCTGTCACGAATTTAACGAATAAGCTGGTTGCCAAAGGCTATATTGAACGAACGGTTTCGGAAACCGACCGGAGAAACGTCTACCTGCGCATTACCGACAAGGGCAGAGAAGTCGAGAATCGCATTGTGGAAAAGTACAAGGAGATGACGGAGACGCTCTGGGCTGGCTTCACGGACGAAGAGATCGATTTGCTGCTGGCTTCCTATGAAAAGATGTTAAGCAACATTCAGATGCGAAACAAATAA
- a CDS encoding ring-cleaving dioxygenase — translation MNKQTAGIHHITAFVQNAQANVDFYAGVLGLRLVKKTINFDAPEVYHLYFGDQIGSPGTIITFFPWADSRKGKVGGGQVGITTYVVPAGTLDFWEERLKRHRIPVTQTTRFNERYLQFSDYDGLQLELVAREEGPASEWSFGGVPADKAIKGFGGAVLYSTAPAYTGNLLERVMGLQKVGQEGDYTRYRATGDLGNIIDVNVTPMAYGVGGAGTVHHIAWRAKDYEDHAQWRSHIEENGLSPTPIIDRQYFNAIYFREAGGILFEIATDPPGFARDEEADELGEKLMLPEWYEPNRSQIEANLSPIQVRVLEADK, via the coding sequence ATGAACAAACAGACTGCGGGTATTCACCACATTACCGCTTTTGTGCAGAATGCGCAGGCGAACGTTGACTTTTATGCCGGGGTGCTGGGCTTGCGCCTGGTCAAGAAAACCATTAACTTCGATGCCCCGGAAGTGTACCATCTGTACTTTGGCGATCAGATTGGAAGCCCGGGCACTATTATTACGTTCTTCCCTTGGGCAGATTCGCGGAAGGGCAAGGTGGGCGGCGGACAGGTTGGCATTACGACCTATGTCGTTCCCGCAGGCACGCTGGATTTCTGGGAAGAGCGCCTGAAGCGTCACCGTATCCCGGTTACGCAGACGACCCGTTTCAATGAACGCTACCTGCAGTTTTCCGATTATGACGGGCTTCAGCTCGAGCTGGTCGCGCGTGAGGAGGGGCCGGCAAGCGAATGGTCGTTCGGCGGCGTGCCGGCAGACAAAGCGATCAAGGGCTTCGGGGGCGCTGTTCTATATAGTACGGCGCCTGCATATACCGGTAATTTGCTGGAGCGGGTAATGGGGCTGCAGAAGGTGGGCCAGGAAGGGGATTATACGCGGTATAGAGCGACCGGTGATTTGGGAAATATCATTGATGTGAATGTAACCCCGATGGCCTATGGCGTCGGTGGAGCGGGCACGGTTCATCATATTGCTTGGCGCGCCAAGGATTATGAGGACCATGCGCAGTGGAGAAGCCATATCGAGGAGAACGGCTTATCGCCGACGCCGATCATTGACCGTCAATATTTCAATGCGATCTATTTCCGGGAAGCTGGCGGCATACTGTTCGAGATTGCCACGGATCCTCCTGGATTCGCACGCGACGAAGAGGCGGATGAGCTGGGCGAAAAGCTGATGCTGCCCGAGTGGTATGAGCCGAACCGGAGCCAAATCGAAGCGAACTTAAGTCCCATTCAAGTACGCGTACTGGAGGCGGATAAATAA
- a CDS encoding GNAT family N-acetyltransferase: MLERLVPNDCALSQSRFRLDEARYNLIHLISGQQENAYGFKSPDGNMIYAQTHGNAAWLWISGDVPGERRSILMKELAHRIQGTALPGITGDPQTAEEFAAVYSQANALSYRTNMMMEAYVCPQVKKPEGVIGLLRPAASQDVNIVAEFKAGFSEEALGAAVDPASLRSAAEQIIAGGGLYLWLVEGKPVSMANIAHRSPRHARINAVYTPPAERYKGYASAIVAELCAIAMKEGLEPMLYADLNNPVSNRVYKNIGFVESGTVKAIRFM, from the coding sequence ATGTTAGAGAGGCTGGTTCCAAACGACTGCGCATTGTCGCAAAGCCGGTTCAGGCTTGATGAAGCCCGGTATAACCTGATTCATCTCATTAGCGGGCAGCAGGAGAACGCATATGGCTTCAAATCGCCGGATGGGAACATGATTTATGCGCAAACACATGGCAATGCTGCATGGCTGTGGATTTCCGGCGATGTTCCCGGCGAGCGGAGAAGCATCCTTATGAAGGAGCTCGCGCATCGTATTCAAGGAACTGCGCTACCGGGAATTACGGGCGACCCGCAGACGGCAGAGGAGTTCGCAGCGGTCTATTCGCAGGCGAATGCGCTGTCGTATCGTACCAACATGATGATGGAAGCGTATGTCTGCCCTCAGGTGAAGAAGCCTGAGGGCGTCATCGGCCTCCTTCGACCTGCGGCAAGCCAAGACGTGAATATTGTTGCCGAATTTAAGGCAGGCTTCTCAGAAGAGGCGCTCGGTGCCGCTGTGGATCCGGCCAGCCTGCGGTCAGCGGCGGAGCAAATCATTGCCGGCGGCGGGCTATATCTATGGCTGGTAGAGGGAAAGCCTGTATCGATGGCGAATATCGCGCATCGTTCACCGAGACATGCCCGGATTAATGCGGTTTATACCCCTCCTGCAGAACGTTATAAGGGGTATGCAAGTGCAATTGTAGCCGAGTTGTGCGCCATCGCGATGAAGGAAGGCTTGGAGCCGATGCTGTATGCCGATTTGAACAATCCCGTTTCGAATAGGGTGTATAAGAATATTGGCTTTGTCGAGAGCGGAACGGTTAAGGCGATCCGTTTCATGTAG
- a CDS encoding uracil/xanthine transporter — translation MMQMQFTPKIGLAGVQWMFFILTNTVVVPLTLGQAFQLPAAQIAYALQFSFILTGLICMLQALFGHRYALMDGPAGLWWGITLSLAASASMGGSSLAAVGGALAVGYMLSGLMMAVLGWLGFVKILIKLFNPVVISVSLFLLTVQLMRNFFTGMLGIQENGQLNPSVALLSIGIALFVAVVYLKAPGWLSNFALLLGIMLGWLVYELCFPGAGGSEQLAAGAGKVKLFPWGEPRLDYGILITSFVVGLINMSNTITALTAAEKLYGQTSTEGQYRRSFLLTGLFTMIAPVFGMIPFGTFASSLGLLESTKILRREALVVGGGLFLFLGLIPPLGHWFSKLPLSVGSAVLFIAYLQMFGTAVRTIKGIAFDSKSIYRLALPLLLGICIMTMPPVVFAGLPAYIRPLAGNGLVIGIIMAIILENCVNWRRLGDPSAGKHA, via the coding sequence ATGATGCAAATGCAGTTTACACCTAAGATTGGCCTTGCCGGTGTACAGTGGATGTTTTTTATCCTGACCAATACGGTTGTCGTACCGCTTACTTTGGGGCAAGCCTTTCAGCTGCCCGCGGCACAAATCGCTTATGCGCTTCAGTTTTCATTCATCCTAACCGGGCTCATCTGCATGCTCCAGGCCTTATTCGGGCATCGATATGCGCTTATGGACGGTCCGGCCGGCCTCTGGTGGGGAATTACCCTCAGTCTTGCGGCTTCAGCGTCCATGGGAGGGAGCAGCTTGGCCGCTGTCGGGGGAGCTCTCGCCGTTGGGTATATGCTGTCCGGGTTGATGATGGCGGTCCTGGGATGGCTCGGCTTCGTCAAGATTTTGATCAAGCTGTTTAATCCTGTCGTCATCAGCGTCTCTCTGTTCTTATTGACCGTTCAATTAATGAGGAATTTCTTCACCGGAATGCTCGGCATACAGGAGAACGGGCAGCTCAATCCGTCGGTAGCCTTACTATCGATCGGTATTGCGCTGTTCGTAGCGGTCGTATATTTGAAGGCGCCCGGCTGGCTGAGCAACTTCGCCTTGCTGCTGGGCATCATGCTCGGGTGGCTTGTTTATGAACTCTGTTTTCCGGGGGCCGGCGGAAGCGAGCAGCTTGCTGCCGGTGCCGGGAAGGTGAAGCTGTTCCCATGGGGAGAGCCGCGGCTGGATTACGGCATCTTGATCACTTCGTTTGTCGTTGGACTAATTAATATGTCGAACACCATTACGGCTTTAACGGCTGCGGAGAAGTTGTACGGGCAAACGTCAACAGAGGGGCAATACCGGCGGTCGTTCTTGCTCACAGGCCTGTTCACGATGATCGCGCCTGTGTTCGGCATGATTCCGTTCGGCACGTTCGCTTCTTCGCTTGGCTTGCTGGAGAGTACGAAGATACTGCGCCGGGAAGCGCTGGTCGTCGGCGGCGGATTGTTTCTGTTCCTCGGCCTTATTCCCCCGCTTGGCCATTGGTTCTCGAAGCTGCCGCTAAGCGTCGGGAGCGCCGTATTGTTCATTGCCTATCTGCAAATGTTCGGCACGGCGGTCCGCACGATCAAAGGAATCGCTTTCGATTCCAAGAGCATCTACCGGCTTGCGCTTCCATTGCTGCTCGGGATCTGTATCATGACGATGCCGCCGGTAGTGTTCGCAGGCCTGCCGGCTTACATCCGGCCTTTGGCCGGCAACGGATTGGTTATTGGTATTATCATGGCCATTATATTGGAAAATTGCGTGAACTGGAGGCGTCTGGGAGACCCCTCGGCAGGGAAGCATGCATAA
- a CDS encoding MarR family winged helix-turn-helix transcriptional regulator — MDLSKNEALNLFIALSRASQWVNAHADRDIRRYGLNRTEFGVLELLYHKGAQPIQQIGGKVLMSSGNITYVVDKLERKNFAKRRASTDDRRLIFAEITEQGKQFIEEVFPGHTEVIEKAVEGLSPEEQQAAAKLLKKLGKHAQDSFK, encoded by the coding sequence ATGGATCTATCCAAGAACGAGGCATTGAATCTCTTCATCGCCCTGTCCAGAGCCAGTCAATGGGTGAATGCCCACGCGGATCGGGACATTCGAAGATATGGCTTGAATCGGACCGAATTCGGCGTCCTTGAGCTGCTGTATCACAAAGGCGCTCAGCCGATCCAGCAAATCGGCGGGAAAGTGCTGATGAGCAGCGGGAATATTACGTATGTCGTCGACAAGCTCGAACGGAAGAATTTTGCGAAGCGCAGAGCATCGACCGATGATCGGCGTCTCATTTTCGCAGAGATAACCGAGCAAGGGAAACAATTCATTGAAGAAGTGTTTCCTGGACATACTGAAGTTATTGAGAAGGCTGTAGAGGGCCTTTCGCCGGAAGAGCAGCAGGCCGCGGCCAAGCTATTGAAGAAACTCGGCAAGCATGCGCAGGACAGCTTCAAGTAG
- a CDS encoding SDR family NAD(P)-dependent oxidoreductase, giving the protein MMRLTDKVAIITGAAGGMGKADAILFAKEGAKVVITDLQEEKLQETVQEIVRSGGEAVGFTHNVTSEEDWIRIVDETIARFGKIDILVNNAGVSNATPMLDMTVEQWDKTMAINVTGTFLGQKHVIPHMIKNGGGSIVNISSIAGLTGGSGAGAYTASKGAVRLLTKATAIDFAKHNIRVNSVHPGYIKTPMSIELMADEKMKQWFLSQSPLPRLGEAEDIANGVLFLASDESSYITGIELPIDGGYYAK; this is encoded by the coding sequence ATCATGAGATTAACAGACAAAGTGGCGATTATTACAGGTGCTGCAGGGGGCATGGGCAAAGCCGACGCGATCCTTTTTGCTAAAGAAGGGGCGAAGGTTGTCATTACGGACTTACAAGAAGAGAAGCTGCAGGAAACGGTTCAAGAGATCGTGCGGAGCGGCGGCGAGGCGGTCGGCTTTACGCATAATGTGACTTCGGAAGAAGATTGGATCCGGATTGTTGATGAGACCATCGCCCGTTTCGGGAAGATTGATATTCTCGTCAATAACGCCGGCGTTTCCAACGCGACTCCGATGCTGGATATGACGGTAGAGCAATGGGACAAGACAATGGCGATCAACGTAACGGGCACCTTTCTGGGGCAAAAGCATGTCATTCCGCACATGATCAAGAATGGAGGAGGCTCCATTGTTAACATTTCGTCCATTGCCGGATTGACCGGCGGCAGCGGCGCAGGCGCGTACACCGCCAGCAAAGGGGCGGTCCGCCTGCTGACCAAGGCAACGGCAATCGACTTCGCGAAGCATAATATCCGCGTCAACTCGGTGCATCCAGGCTACATCAAGACTCCTATGTCGATCGAATTGATGGCTGACGAGAAGATGAAACAATGGTTCCTGTCCCAGTCTCCGCTGCCTCGTCTGGGCGAAGCGGAGGACATTGCGAACGGCGTATTGTTCCTTGCTTCCGACGAATCTTCTTATATAACGGGAATCGAGCTTCCCATCGACGGGGGCTACTACGCGAAGTAA
- a CDS encoding SDR family NAD(P)-dependent oxidoreductase yields MTESKQVAVVTGAGSGIGRASSLKLAENGAAVVLVDFNKETGEETLRMIKERGGEGIFVQANVANSEEVQNYVNKAVETYGKIDFFFNNAGIVQKFSRLADVEEAEFDRLVSINVKGVFLGMKYVLKVMDKQGSGHILNTASTAGVRSEHSASVYSATKHAVVGITKGAALEYVGKGIRVNAICPGAVQTALTEGVAKSFAEGGYVPEEISKVRMGRPAQADEIAGVVAFMASPASSYMTGSLVMVDGGLTL; encoded by the coding sequence ATGACTGAATCCAAGCAGGTTGCTGTCGTTACCGGAGCGGGGAGCGGGATCGGAAGAGCGAGCAGTCTGAAGCTGGCCGAGAACGGCGCGGCTGTCGTGCTGGTCGATTTCAACAAGGAGACCGGGGAAGAAACGCTGCGGATGATCAAAGAGCGCGGCGGAGAAGGAATATTCGTCCAAGCCAACGTGGCCAATAGCGAAGAGGTGCAGAATTACGTCAACAAGGCTGTGGAAACGTACGGGAAGATCGACTTCTTCTTCAATAATGCGGGCATCGTACAGAAATTTTCCAGATTGGCCGACGTGGAGGAAGCCGAGTTCGACCGCCTGGTCTCCATCAACGTCAAAGGCGTCTTTCTCGGAATGAAATATGTCCTGAAGGTCATGGACAAGCAAGGCAGCGGCCATATTCTGAATACGGCCTCGACGGCGGGAGTCCGCAGCGAGCACAGCGCCAGCGTCTATTCGGCGACGAAGCACGCGGTAGTCGGGATCACCAAGGGGGCGGCGCTGGAATACGTCGGCAAGGGAATCCGCGTCAATGCGATTTGTCCGGGAGCCGTACAGACGGCGCTGACGGAGGGCGTGGCCAAGTCCTTCGCGGAAGGCGGATATGTGCCGGAGGAAATTTCGAAGGTAAGAATGGGGCGTCCGGCTCAGGCCGACGAGATCGCCGGAGTCGTTGCGTTCATGGCATCGCCGGCTTCCAGCTACATGACCGGCTCCCTGGTCATGGTAGACGGCGGTTTGACGCTGTAA
- a CDS encoding 3-ketoacyl-ACP reductase, whose product MELKNKTAIITGAGKGIGKTTAIALAKEGVHLGLLARSSADLEALQSELSGNYGVNVYYAAADVSKKEDVDTAIRTLAAKLGSIDILINNAGVAHFGTLVDMEPRQWEQIIQTNLMGTYYVTRAALPTMIEQNSGSIINIASTAGERGFARGSAYCASKFGVLGLTEAVLQEVRKFNIRVTALTPSTVNTELAVNAGLTVSDEDRMMQPEDVSELILATLKLPERVFIKAAGIWTTNPQ is encoded by the coding sequence ATGGAACTGAAGAATAAGACCGCTATTATTACCGGAGCTGGCAAAGGGATTGGGAAGACGACTGCCATCGCCTTGGCGAAGGAAGGCGTCCACCTTGGTCTGCTGGCCAGAAGCAGCGCCGATCTTGAAGCTCTCCAGTCGGAATTGTCCGGCAACTATGGGGTTAACGTTTATTACGCTGCGGCCGATGTATCCAAGAAAGAAGACGTCGATACAGCCATCCGGACGCTGGCTGCCAAGCTTGGATCGATCGATATTCTGATCAACAATGCCGGGGTCGCGCATTTCGGCACGCTGGTCGATATGGAGCCAAGGCAGTGGGAGCAGATCATTCAGACCAATCTGATGGGGACTTATTACGTTACTCGAGCCGCGCTGCCTACGATGATCGAGCAGAACAGCGGCAGCATTATCAACATCGCCTCGACGGCCGGCGAGCGTGGGTTTGCCAGAGGCTCCGCCTATTGCGCATCCAAGTTCGGCGTTCTCGGCCTGACGGAAGCCGTGCTCCAGGAGGTCCGCAAATTCAATATTCGTGTCACCGCGCTTACGCCGAGCACCGTCAATACGGAGCTGGCCGTCAATGCAGGTCTCACGGTCAGCGATGAGGACCGCATGATGCAGCCGGAGGATGTATCCGAGCTTATTCTGGCAACGTTGAAGCTGCCGGAGCGCGTATTTATTAAAGCTGCAGGAATTTGGACGACAAACCCGCAGTAA
- a CDS encoding LLM class flavin-dependent oxidoreductase, with product MSNEHSESGKKLHEIPLSVLDLAPVTEGGTPAEAFRNTLELARHAERLGFNRYWLAEHHNMPGIASSATSVVIGYVAAGTERIRVGSGGIMLPNHAPLVIAEQFGTLESMYPGRIDLGLGRAPGSDQLTARALRRGLDSDGQNFPEQLSELRSYLKPANESGLTALRATPGEGLNIPIWLLGSSGFSAQLAGMLGLPFSFASHFAPEYLLPALELYRNSFRPSEVLDQPYAMVGLNIVAADTDEEARMLATSQQLQFLNLIRGRPGKLQPPVPSMDGLWSPHEQALVQGKHSYSAAGSKETVRARLKQVLQETQADELIVTAQIYDHQARLRSYQLLAEAVKEEA from the coding sequence ATGAGCAACGAGCATTCCGAATCAGGCAAAAAGCTGCACGAGATCCCGCTGTCTGTCCTGGATCTGGCCCCGGTTACCGAGGGCGGTACTCCCGCGGAAGCCTTCCGCAACACGCTGGAACTGGCCCGTCATGCGGAGCGGTTAGGGTTTAACCGCTACTGGCTTGCCGAGCATCACAATATGCCCGGGATCGCCAGCTCCGCCACTTCCGTCGTGATCGGCTATGTCGCGGCCGGTACGGAGAGGATCCGCGTGGGCTCAGGCGGTATTATGCTGCCTAACCACGCTCCACTGGTCATAGCCGAGCAATTCGGCACATTGGAATCCATGTATCCGGGTCGGATCGACTTAGGGCTCGGAAGAGCGCCCGGCTCCGACCAGCTGACCGCCAGGGCGCTGCGCCGCGGGCTTGACAGCGACGGGCAGAACTTCCCCGAACAGTTAAGCGAGCTTCGTTCCTACCTGAAGCCGGCGAATGAATCGGGTCTTACGGCGCTGCGGGCCACGCCCGGCGAAGGCCTTAACATTCCGATCTGGCTGCTCGGATCCAGCGGGTTCAGCGCTCAGCTGGCCGGGATGCTTGGCCTGCCATTCTCCTTCGCCAGCCATTTTGCGCCGGAATATCTGCTTCCTGCGCTAGAGCTGTACCGGAACAGCTTCCGTCCTTCGGAAGTATTGGACCAGCCTTACGCCATGGTTGGCCTGAACATCGTTGCGGCGGATACGGACGAAGAGGCGCGCATGCTGGCGACCTCCCAGCAGCTGCAATTCCTTAACCTCATTCGCGGCCGTCCGGGCAAGCTGCAGCCGCCCGTTCCGAGCATGGACGGACTATGGAGCCCCCATGAGCAGGCCTTGGTTCAAGGCAAGCACAGCTACTCTGCTGCCGGGAGCAAGGAGACCGTGCGCGCCCGCTTGAAACAGGTTCTTCAGGAAACGCAAGCCGATGAACTCATTGTAACGGCTCAAATCTATGATCATCAGGCCCGCTTGCGTTCCTACCAGCTGCTGGCCGAAGCGGTGAAAGAAGAGGCCTGA
- a CDS encoding alpha/beta hydrolase → MQHLYLQGADPHAPVLVLFHGTGGTERDLLPLAEQISPASPVLSMRGNVLENGMPRFFRRLAEGVFDEEDLIFRTKEMSGFLDHAAEEYGFDRRNLVAVGYSNGANIAASLLFHEKDALRGAVLHHPMVPRRGVKLPDLSGVPIYIGAGTNDPICSPEETEELSKLLLDAGASVTVGWEAMGHRLTSSEVAAAAAWYRSQAWTAR, encoded by the coding sequence ATGCAACACCTCTATTTGCAAGGAGCGGATCCCCATGCTCCGGTGCTGGTGCTCTTCCATGGAACAGGGGGAACGGAGCGCGATTTGCTGCCGTTGGCGGAGCAGATTTCACCCGCCTCGCCCGTACTCAGCATGCGGGGCAATGTGCTCGAGAACGGTATGCCCCGCTTCTTCCGCCGCTTGGCGGAAGGCGTCTTCGACGAGGAGGATCTGATCTTCCGCACGAAGGAAATGAGCGGCTTTCTTGATCATGCGGCTGAAGAATATGGGTTTGACCGCCGTAATCTTGTCGCCGTTGGTTACTCTAACGGAGCTAATATAGCAGCAAGTCTGCTATTTCACGAAAAAGACGCGCTTCGGGGCGCGGTACTGCATCATCCGATGGTGCCCCGTCGAGGCGTGAAGCTGCCCGATCTATCGGGCGTCCCGATCTATATTGGCGCCGGGACGAATGATCCGATCTGCTCCCCTGAAGAAACGGAGGAGCTGTCGAAGCTGCTGTTGGATGCAGGCGCATCCGTTACCGTGGGATGGGAAGCCATGGGACATCGGCTAACCAGCTCGGAGGTCGCTGCTGCAGCGGCGTGGTATCGATCCCAAGCTTGGACAGCGCGCTAA
- a CDS encoding MGMT family protein, whose amino-acid sequence MNPFTKRVIEIIKAIPDGSVMTYGQIAALAGSPRGARQVVRVLHSMSKAYALPWHRVVNAKGEIAIQDEESRLKQILYLNSEGVMADEEGRVELARYQFIPGPE is encoded by the coding sequence ATGAATCCATTCACGAAACGGGTTATTGAAATTATAAAGGCTATACCGGACGGGTCTGTCATGACCTATGGGCAAATAGCGGCACTAGCCGGAAGTCCGCGGGGAGCAAGGCAGGTGGTGCGGGTTCTGCATTCGATGAGCAAGGCGTACGCGCTTCCTTGGCACAGGGTTGTCAACGCCAAGGGAGAGATTGCCATTCAAGATGAAGAATCCCGTTTGAAGCAGATTCTCTACTTGAATAGCGAAGGCGTCATGGCGGACGAGGAGGGGCGGGTCGAGCTGGCGAGATACCAGTTCATCCCCGGGCCGGAGTAG